A single region of the Camelus ferus isolate YT-003-E chromosome 2, BCGSAC_Cfer_1.0, whole genome shotgun sequence genome encodes:
- the PACRGL gene encoding PACRG-like protein isoform X1, whose amino-acid sequence MQKSECQRGVQLRNRVTDNCDQRTSSSAQIKQRTTVPQSKSLVSTSSPEPARKLHPRPSDKLNPKTINPFGEQSRAPSAFAAIYSKGGIPCRLVHGSVKHRLQWECPPENLPFDPLLITLAEGLRETKHPYTFVSKEGFRELLLVAGAPEKAVPLLPRLIPVLKAALVHLDDEVFERGLNALVQLSVVVGPSLNDHLKHLLTSLSKRLRDKKFREPISSALQKLEQHGGSGSLMIIKSKIPTYCSICC is encoded by the exons ATGCAGAAATCAGAGTGCCAGAGAGGCGTGCAGCTGAGGAACAGAGTGACAG ataactgTGATCAGAGAACATCATCAAGTgcacaaataaaacaaaggacTACAGTTCCACAAAGCAAATCGTTAGTGTCAACCAGTTCTCCAGAACCTGCAAGAAAACTTCATCCTCGGCCAAGTGATAAACTGAACCCTAAAACAATTAACCCG tttggtGAACAGTCACGAGCCCCGTCTGCATTTGCAGCTATTTACTCTAAGGGAGGCATTCCTTGCAG attgGTCCATGGTTCAGTAAAACACAGATTACAGTGGGAGTGTCCTCCTGAAAATCTTCCATTTGATCCTCTTCTTATTACTTTAGCTGAG ggTCTGCGAGAGACTAAACATCCATACACCTTTGTGTCAAAGGAGGGGTTTAGAGAGTTACTTTTGGTGGCAGGTGCTCCTGAGAAAGCTGTGCCTTTGCTTCCTAGACTGATTCCTGTGCTGAAGGCGGCCCTG GTCCATTTGGATGATGAAGTGTTTGAAAGAGGACTGAATGCTCTGGTGCAGTTAAGTGTCGTCGTTGGTCCTTCTCTAAATGACCATCTGAAACATCTGCTTACAAGT CTCTCCAAGAGACTAAGGGACAAGAAATTCAGAGAGCCAATCAGCAGTGCGTTGCAGAAGCTGGAGCAGCACGGCGGAAGT GGAAGCCTTATGATCATCAAATCTAAAATTCCAACATACTGCTCCATATGCTGCTGA
- the PACRGL gene encoding PACRG-like protein isoform X3: MQKSECQRGVQLRNRVTDNCDQRTSSSAQIKQRTTVPQSKSLVSTSSPEPARKLHPRPSDKLNPKTINPFGEQSRAPSAFAAIYSKGGIPCRLVHGSVKHRLQWECPPENLPFDPLLITLAEGLRETKHPYTFVSKEGFRELLLVAGAPEKAVPLLPRLIPVLKAALVHLDDEVFERGLNALVQLSVVVGPSLNDHLKHLLTSVLCKAWEHGAQQKQKVES; the protein is encoded by the exons ATGCAGAAATCAGAGTGCCAGAGAGGCGTGCAGCTGAGGAACAGAGTGACAG ataactgTGATCAGAGAACATCATCAAGTgcacaaataaaacaaaggacTACAGTTCCACAAAGCAAATCGTTAGTGTCAACCAGTTCTCCAGAACCTGCAAGAAAACTTCATCCTCGGCCAAGTGATAAACTGAACCCTAAAACAATTAACCCG tttggtGAACAGTCACGAGCCCCGTCTGCATTTGCAGCTATTTACTCTAAGGGAGGCATTCCTTGCAG attgGTCCATGGTTCAGTAAAACACAGATTACAGTGGGAGTGTCCTCCTGAAAATCTTCCATTTGATCCTCTTCTTATTACTTTAGCTGAG ggTCTGCGAGAGACTAAACATCCATACACCTTTGTGTCAAAGGAGGGGTTTAGAGAGTTACTTTTGGTGGCAGGTGCTCCTGAGAAAGCTGTGCCTTTGCTTCCTAGACTGATTCCTGTGCTGAAGGCGGCCCTG GTCCATTTGGATGATGAAGTGTTTGAAAGAGGACTGAATGCTCTGGTGCAGTTAAGTGTCGTCGTTGGTCCTTCTCTAAATGACCATCTGAAACATCTGCTTACAAGT GTACTGTGTAAGGCATGGGAACATGGCGCTCAACAAAAACAG AAAGTGGAGTCATGA
- the PACRGL gene encoding PACRG-like protein isoform X2, whose protein sequence is MQKSECQRGVQLRNRVTDNCDQRTSSSAQIKQRTTVPQSKSLVSTSSPEPARKLHPRPSDKLNPKTINPFGEQSRAPSAFAAIYSKGGIPCRLVHGSVKHRLQWECPPENLPFDPLLITLAEGLRETKHPYTFVSKEGFRELLLVAGAPEKAVPLLPRLIPVLKAALVHLDDEVFERGLNALVQLSVVVGPSLNDHLKHLLTSVLCKAWEHGAQQKQVCPLPPWRLVFVSGEK, encoded by the exons ATGCAGAAATCAGAGTGCCAGAGAGGCGTGCAGCTGAGGAACAGAGTGACAG ataactgTGATCAGAGAACATCATCAAGTgcacaaataaaacaaaggacTACAGTTCCACAAAGCAAATCGTTAGTGTCAACCAGTTCTCCAGAACCTGCAAGAAAACTTCATCCTCGGCCAAGTGATAAACTGAACCCTAAAACAATTAACCCG tttggtGAACAGTCACGAGCCCCGTCTGCATTTGCAGCTATTTACTCTAAGGGAGGCATTCCTTGCAG attgGTCCATGGTTCAGTAAAACACAGATTACAGTGGGAGTGTCCTCCTGAAAATCTTCCATTTGATCCTCTTCTTATTACTTTAGCTGAG ggTCTGCGAGAGACTAAACATCCATACACCTTTGTGTCAAAGGAGGGGTTTAGAGAGTTACTTTTGGTGGCAGGTGCTCCTGAGAAAGCTGTGCCTTTGCTTCCTAGACTGATTCCTGTGCTGAAGGCGGCCCTG GTCCATTTGGATGATGAAGTGTTTGAAAGAGGACTGAATGCTCTGGTGCAGTTAAGTGTCGTCGTTGGTCCTTCTCTAAATGACCATCTGAAACATCTGCTTACAAGT GTACTGTGTAAGGCATGGGAACATGGCGCTCAACAAAAACAGGTatgccccctgcccccatggAGACTGGTTTTTGTTTCTGGGGAGAAATAA